A portion of the Stigmatella aurantiaca DW4/3-1 genome contains these proteins:
- a CDS encoding PD-(D/E)XK motif protein — protein MMDLWSTYRALPRPSPEAAYTIAHGAGALRLARSAANQPALLIATTGSGLTPRRLANLTFAPPLEMIVARADGTSEHARFAVLVCTADDAELERYFCRVVGAFFGNVGDGSVTAPSAEEVERTLDGITTLFCALNRAPRQSVQGLWAELAIIAWARVPEAAISAWHSEPTELHDFALGSHRLEIKSTLTKLREHYFQLDQLSTAITGETVIASLMLQQTPYGVSVFDLVEQIGTRAGNEATARLETIIADSLGRDWPDADADDLRFDLEATRQTLRLYRAIDVPTVPQPLPAGIKRVQFVADLSNAHELPLDQACALAPLYADLLPELFVGVPA, from the coding sequence ATGATGGACCTCTGGAGCACATATCGCGCACTACCACGCCCCTCGCCTGAGGCTGCGTACACGATCGCGCATGGTGCCGGAGCGCTTCGCCTCGCGCGCAGTGCGGCCAATCAGCCGGCACTCCTAATTGCGACCACTGGGAGCGGGCTAACCCCGCGACGGCTGGCGAACCTCACCTTCGCACCTCCGCTAGAGATGATTGTCGCCCGCGCCGATGGCACTTCCGAACACGCGCGTTTCGCGGTACTTGTCTGCACCGCCGACGATGCCGAACTGGAGCGCTACTTCTGTCGGGTGGTCGGAGCATTCTTCGGCAACGTGGGCGACGGTTCCGTCACTGCGCCCTCCGCTGAGGAAGTGGAGCGGACGCTCGACGGAATCACCACGCTGTTTTGCGCTCTGAACCGAGCGCCAAGGCAGTCGGTCCAAGGACTCTGGGCCGAACTCGCGATCATCGCGTGGGCCCGTGTACCTGAGGCTGCCATCTCGGCCTGGCACTCGGAACCAACCGAACTTCACGACTTCGCGCTCGGTTCACATCGGCTCGAGATCAAGTCCACGCTGACCAAGCTGCGCGAGCATTACTTCCAGCTCGACCAACTGAGCACTGCGATCACGGGCGAGACGGTCATCGCCTCGCTCATGCTGCAACAGACTCCGTACGGGGTGAGCGTGTTCGACCTCGTCGAACAGATTGGAACTCGAGCCGGTAACGAGGCTACCGCCCGGCTGGAGACCATCATCGCCGACTCTCTAGGGCGCGACTGGCCGGATGCCGACGCCGATGACTTGCGCTTCGACCTCGAAGCCACGAGACAGACCCTAAGATTGTATCGCGCCATAGACGTTCCGACCGTGCCGCAACCGCTACCTGCAGGGATCAAGCGGGTGCAGTTCGTCGCTGACCTCTCGAACGCACACGAGTTGCCCCTCGACCAGGCCTGCGCACTCGCTCCGCTGTACGCCGACCTTTTGCCAGAGCTATTCGTAGGAGTACCCGCATGA
- a CDS encoding Z1 domain-containing protein yields the protein MTTTFDEARVVAPVGSEWSPVIGETTISLGQYLERIGKLKTSEAVTRVRDDALAIVRNCRPFTSATDDTRTGLAIGYVQSGKTMSMTTVSALARDNGCRIIILLAGVTTNLLQQNADRFQKDLREASGRPSAWRILNSAKGFGEHAVRDLQRAAEDWRDGSFREDDKKTLLYLVLKNHTHLDGLASLLSKVDLRGIPALILDDEADQAGLNTKPNAAEASTTYKRIARVRAALPNHTYLQYTATPQAPLLIALDDMLSPAFAELVRPGDGYTGGQTFFGVDANPALVHAIPAHDLDVSATEEPPETLLSAMRVFFVGAAVGGLRNQPRPISMLIHPSQRQDDHKRYLAWVQAIIGRWTTGLRSQDNDERTDTLAEFRPAYDDLRATDPTLPTFDELIVQLRRCVSDVHLSEVNSSNGNDQVDWDNAETHILVGGEKLNRGFTVEGLTVTYMPRSAGDWNADTIQQRARFFGYKQAYLSLCRLYLHPDVIHAYRSYVRHEEDVRTQLAQHRGRPLREWRRAFFLDSQLKPTRKNVLADPYYRISADHEWFLQEQPHLDPEASARNGVMLREFEAGLIFEADEAFFKHRVATAPLAPLFRDVLLAYQVRGGDVADWYGQLVTLRDILDDNPEAQVLVMQMDAGHPRVRSVDARVGAIKLHQGRSSAKGEGKYPGDAKMHDTTFVTLQLHWLQISNVPDLKSPVPAIAVHIHTRLRKDDVIAQGQ from the coding sequence ATGACAACGACCTTCGACGAGGCCCGTGTGGTTGCCCCTGTCGGCAGTGAATGGTCGCCTGTGATCGGCGAGACCACGATCAGCCTCGGGCAGTATCTGGAGAGGATTGGCAAGCTCAAGACCTCTGAGGCAGTCACGCGGGTGCGCGACGACGCCCTCGCAATCGTGCGGAACTGCCGCCCGTTCACCAGCGCCACCGACGATACCCGAACGGGTCTCGCCATCGGCTACGTCCAAAGTGGCAAGACGATGTCGATGACCACGGTCAGCGCCCTCGCGCGAGACAACGGCTGCCGTATCATCATCCTGTTGGCCGGCGTGACGACCAACCTCCTGCAGCAGAACGCTGATCGATTTCAGAAGGACCTCCGCGAAGCGTCGGGGCGGCCATCCGCGTGGCGCATCCTTAACTCGGCCAAGGGGTTCGGCGAGCATGCGGTCCGAGATCTCCAGCGTGCCGCCGAGGACTGGCGCGACGGATCTTTTCGGGAGGACGACAAGAAGACCCTGCTCTACTTGGTCCTGAAGAACCACACCCACCTCGACGGCCTCGCCTCGCTCCTCAGCAAGGTCGACTTGCGCGGCATCCCGGCGCTGATTCTCGATGATGAAGCGGATCAGGCAGGCCTCAATACGAAGCCGAACGCTGCCGAGGCATCAACCACCTACAAGCGCATCGCACGGGTTCGCGCGGCACTCCCAAACCACACCTACCTCCAGTACACGGCGACGCCGCAGGCACCGCTGCTGATTGCGCTGGATGACATGCTCTCCCCCGCGTTCGCCGAGCTCGTGCGCCCTGGCGATGGCTACACCGGCGGGCAGACGTTCTTTGGCGTCGACGCCAACCCCGCGCTCGTTCACGCCATTCCAGCTCACGACTTGGACGTCAGCGCAACGGAAGAACCGCCCGAAACGCTGCTCAGCGCGATGCGCGTCTTCTTTGTCGGAGCCGCCGTGGGAGGACTTCGGAACCAGCCTCGTCCGATCTCGATGCTGATCCACCCGAGCCAGCGCCAGGACGACCACAAGCGCTACTTAGCGTGGGTGCAGGCGATTATCGGGAGGTGGACCACCGGCTTGCGGAGCCAGGACAACGATGAGCGCACCGATACGCTCGCTGAGTTTCGCCCGGCCTACGATGACCTGCGCGCGACGGATCCAACGCTGCCCACCTTCGACGAGCTGATCGTGCAGCTCCGGCGCTGCGTGAGCGACGTCCACCTGAGCGAGGTCAACTCGAGCAACGGCAACGACCAGGTCGATTGGGACAATGCCGAGACCCACATTCTTGTCGGTGGCGAAAAGCTCAACCGCGGTTTCACCGTCGAAGGGCTGACGGTCACGTATATGCCGCGCAGCGCGGGTGACTGGAACGCCGATACCATCCAACAGCGCGCCCGCTTCTTTGGCTACAAGCAGGCGTACCTCTCACTCTGCAGACTGTACCTGCACCCCGATGTCATTCACGCCTACCGGTCGTATGTGCGCCATGAGGAGGATGTGCGAACCCAGCTCGCGCAGCATCGTGGTCGGCCGCTGCGGGAATGGCGACGAGCCTTCTTCCTCGACTCGCAGCTCAAGCCGACCCGCAAGAACGTCCTCGCCGACCCCTACTATCGGATCTCGGCCGACCATGAGTGGTTCTTGCAAGAGCAGCCTCACCTTGATCCAGAGGCCTCCGCTCGCAACGGCGTGATGCTTCGCGAATTCGAAGCGGGCCTTATCTTCGAGGCCGACGAGGCGTTCTTTAAACACCGGGTTGCGACGGCTCCACTTGCCCCACTGTTCCGCGATGTGCTCCTCGCCTATCAGGTTCGCGGCGGCGACGTCGCGGACTGGTACGGGCAGCTCGTCACGCTGCGCGACATCTTGGACGACAACCCGGAAGCTCAGGTCCTGGTCATGCAGATGGACGCAGGCCATCCCCGTGTGCGAAGCGTGGATGCGAGAGTGGGTGCCATTAAGCTCCACCAGGGCCGGTCGTCAGCCAAGGGCGAAGGGAAGTATCCTGGCGACGCGAAGATGCATGACACGACGTTCGTCACGCTCCAGCTCCATTGGCTTCAGATTTCAAACGTTCCCGACCTCAAGAGCCCGGTGCCGGCGATCGCCGTTCATATCCACACCAGACTCCGCAAGGACGACGTCATCGCGCAGGGGCAATGA